The Clostridium aceticum genomic interval TGTCAGATGGACTTAGTTGTTGATGCAATTAAAGAAAGAACCAATAAACCGATGGCAACCTTCATTATTCAAGAAAACGGTGGTACATTAACAACCATAGAAAGAGCAGTTCGTGCTGCTAGAAAAATGGCTCAAGAGGCAAGTGTGCTTAGAAGAGAAGAATTCCCTATTTCAGAATTAATCATTGGTACAGAATGTGGTGGATCTGACCCAACAAGCGGTTTAGCTTCAAACCCATTAATTGGAGAGTTAAGTGATAGATTAGTAGCTCATGGAGCAACTTCTATCTTATCAGAAACAACAGAACTTATAGGGGCAGAACACCTTCTTGCTGAACGTGCTAAAACGCCAGAAATTAGAGATAGAATTTATGAAATTGTTGACAGATATGAAAAAGCATTACAGTCAGTAGGGGAAGAAGTTAGAGAAGGTAATCCATCTCCTGGTAACAAGGCGGGTGGTATTACAACACTTGAAGAAAAGTCTCTTGGATGTATTCATAAGGGTGGACATACAGAGATTACAGCTGTATATGATTATGCTAAGCAGGTCAGTGAAAAGGGACTTGTAATTATGGATACACCGGGTAATGACCCATCATCTGTAGCAGCTATGGTTGCTGGCGGTGCTCAAATCATTGTTTTTTCAACTGGAAGAGGAACACCTACAGGCAATCCAATTTCTCCAGTTATAAAAATAACAGGAAACAAGATCACCTTTAATAACATGATGGATAATATCGATGTAGATGCCAGTCCAGTAATCTACGGACCACAGACAATGGACGAACTAGCGGATGCTTTCTTAGAAGAGGTTATTGAAGTAGCAAATGGTAAGAAAACAAAAGCTGAATCATTAGGCTATACCGAAATAGCTATTGCAAG includes:
- a CDS encoding UxaA family hydrolase, which produces MNFYGYKRPDGRVGVRNHILILPASICASDTTRIVASQVEDAVTFNNQNGCAQVEGDQQLTMDVMAGFAANPNVYGTVIVSLGCENCQMDLVVDAIKERTNKPMATFIIQENGGTLTTIERAVRAARKMAQEASVLRREEFPISELIIGTECGGSDPTSGLASNPLIGELSDRLVAHGATSILSETTELIGAEHLLAERAKTPEIRDRIYEIVDRYEKALQSVGEEVREGNPSPGNKAGGITTLEEKSLGCIHKGGHTEITAVYDYAKQVSEKGLVIMDTPGNDPSSVAAMVAGGAQIIVFSTGRGTPTGNPISPVIKITGNKITFNNMMDNIDVDASPVIYGPQTMDELADAFLEEVIEVANGKKTKAESLGYTEIAIARLCNYV